Proteins encoded in a region of the Pseudomonas syringae KCTC 12500 genome:
- a CDS encoding L-serine ammonia-lyase, with product MAISVFDMFKIGIGPSSSHTVGPMRAGALFVTELRNHNRLHSVERIEVRLYGSLSATGIGHGSDRATVMGLMGEWPDQIDPSQVNQRIDALRADNQLMLAGEQAITFVWERDMCLLDESLPYHPNGMTLCAYGKNGELHEQTYYSVGGGFVIDAEQAASGVLDSDTTVLPYDFFSGAQLLRLCKTHGMSISELMMANEKVWRSEEEIREKIMVIWAAMRACVDKGLVETGILPGGLNVRRRAYRLHQNLQNLDNPNVIGSTLSAMEWVNLFALAVNEENAAGGRMVTAPTNGAAGIVPAVLHYFMKFKPTANDDDVVRFFLSAAAVGILCKKNASISGAEVGCQGEVGSACAMAAAGLAEILGATPEQVENAAEIGLEHNLGLTCDPVGGLVQIPCIERNAIAAVKAINAAQMALRGDGEHHISLDHAIRTMRDTGADMHDKYKETSRGGLAVNLIEC from the coding sequence ATGGCTATCAGCGTCTTCGACATGTTCAAAATCGGCATCGGGCCGTCCAGTTCGCACACCGTCGGGCCAATGCGCGCCGGCGCACTGTTTGTGACCGAACTGCGCAATCACAACCGGTTGCACAGCGTAGAACGAATAGAGGTGCGATTGTACGGTTCTCTGTCGGCCACGGGCATCGGTCACGGCAGCGATCGCGCAACGGTCATGGGCCTGATGGGTGAGTGGCCTGACCAGATCGACCCTAGCCAGGTCAACCAGCGCATCGACGCGCTGCGTGCCGATAACCAGCTGATGCTGGCGGGCGAACAGGCCATCACCTTCGTCTGGGAGCGGGACATGTGCCTGCTCGATGAAAGCCTCCCCTACCATCCCAATGGCATGACGCTGTGCGCCTATGGCAAGAACGGCGAACTCCACGAGCAAACCTACTATTCGGTGGGCGGCGGCTTTGTAATTGACGCCGAGCAGGCAGCCAGTGGTGTACTGGACAGTGACACGACTGTGCTGCCTTATGACTTTTTCAGCGGCGCGCAACTGCTGAGGCTGTGCAAAACCCACGGCATGAGCATTTCCGAATTGATGATGGCCAACGAAAAGGTCTGGCGCAGCGAGGAAGAAATCCGCGAGAAAATCATGGTGATCTGGGCCGCGATGCGTGCCTGCGTCGACAAGGGCCTGGTGGAAACCGGCATCCTGCCCGGTGGCCTGAACGTGCGGAGACGTGCCTACCGCCTGCATCAGAACCTGCAGAACCTGGATAACCCCAACGTGATCGGCTCGACGCTGAGCGCCATGGAATGGGTCAACCTGTTCGCCCTCGCGGTCAACGAAGAAAACGCCGCAGGCGGGCGCATGGTGACGGCGCCCACCAACGGCGCGGCTGGCATCGTGCCCGCCGTGCTGCACTACTTCATGAAATTCAAACCCACGGCCAATGACGATGACGTGGTGCGCTTTTTCCTGAGCGCCGCTGCAGTCGGCATTCTGTGCAAGAAAAACGCTTCGATTTCCGGTGCCGAAGTCGGTTGTCAGGGTGAGGTAGGATCGGCCTGCGCGATGGCCGCCGCGGGCCTGGCAGAGATCCTCGGCGCGACGCCCGAGCAGGTAGAGAACGCTGCCGAGATTGGCCTGGAGCATAATCTGGGACTGACCTGCGATCCGGTCGGCGGGCTGGTGCAGATCCCCTGCATCGAGCGCAATGCGATTGCTGCCGTGAAGGCCATCAATGCCGCCCAGATGGCCCTGCGCGGCGACGGCGAGCACCACATCTCGCTGGACCACGCCATCCGCACCATGCGCGACACCGGCGCCGACATGCACGACAAATACAAGGAAACCTCACGCGGCGGCCTGGCGGTCAACCTGATCGAGTGCTGA
- the hglS gene encoding 2-oxoadipate dioxygenase/decarboxylase HglS, with product MSTARFADPDQIRAGFSRAMSQMYKHEVPLYGTLMALVSEVNEQVMTHDSSVLDSLRQTGEIQRLDMERHGAIRVGTAQELATLARLFAVMGMQPVGYYDLSAAGVPVHSTAFRAVHEQALQVSPFRVFTSLLRLELIESDSLREFAGQVLGKRNIFTPGALALIDKHEADGGLSEADASEFIQQALETFRWHNTATVSLDDYQKLNTQHRLIVDVVAFRGPHINHLTPRTLDIDAVQAGMPGKGITPKAVVEGPPRRQCPILLRQTSFKALEEPIAFIGQGDSQSGSHSARFGEIEQRGAALTPKGRELYDRLLNDAREALGEFPNEANAVRYAGLLEETFKAFPDSHAEMRRQGLAYFRYFPTESGISARASGSLEQLVEAGHVRFEPLVYEDFLPVSAAGIFQSNLGDNAQAHYATNSNQQDFERALGRGTLNELDLYADTQRRSLERCARELELSSPAC from the coding sequence ATGAGCACAGCACGCTTTGCCGACCCGGATCAGATCCGCGCGGGTTTTTCTCGCGCCATGTCGCAGATGTACAAGCACGAAGTGCCGCTGTACGGGACGCTGATGGCGCTGGTGAGTGAAGTCAACGAACAGGTCATGACCCATGACAGCAGTGTGCTGGACAGCCTGCGCCAGACCGGTGAAATCCAGCGCCTGGACATGGAACGGCACGGTGCGATCCGCGTCGGCACGGCACAGGAACTGGCCACCCTCGCCCGCCTGTTCGCGGTCATGGGCATGCAGCCGGTGGGTTACTACGACCTGAGCGCGGCCGGCGTGCCGGTTCACTCCACCGCCTTTCGCGCCGTGCATGAGCAGGCGCTGCAGGTCAGTCCGTTTCGCGTGTTCACTTCGTTGCTGCGTCTGGAGCTGATCGAAAGCGACAGCCTGCGTGAATTCGCCGGTCAGGTGCTGGGCAAACGCAATATCTTCACGCCCGGCGCCCTGGCGTTAATCGACAAGCATGAAGCAGACGGCGGCTTGAGCGAAGCCGATGCGTCCGAGTTCATTCAGCAGGCGCTGGAAACCTTTCGCTGGCACAACACGGCGACGGTTTCGCTGGACGACTATCAGAAGCTGAACACTCAGCATCGCCTGATCGTTGATGTGGTGGCGTTTCGAGGTCCGCATATCAACCACCTGACGCCACGTACGCTGGACATCGATGCGGTTCAGGCCGGCATGCCTGGCAAGGGCATCACACCCAAAGCGGTGGTTGAAGGGCCGCCACGTCGCCAATGTCCGATCCTGCTGCGCCAGACCAGTTTCAAGGCGCTGGAAGAACCGATTGCCTTCATCGGCCAGGGTGACAGTCAGTCAGGTAGCCACTCGGCACGCTTCGGCGAGATCGAACAGCGTGGCGCTGCACTGACGCCCAAAGGCCGTGAGCTGTATGACCGGCTGCTGAACGATGCCCGCGAAGCGCTGGGCGAGTTCCCCAATGAGGCTAATGCCGTTCGCTATGCCGGGCTGCTGGAAGAAACGTTCAAAGCGTTTCCGGACAGCCACGCTGAAATGCGCAGGCAGGGTCTGGCCTACTTTCGCTATTTCCCGACCGAGTCAGGCATTTCCGCGCGCGCATCCGGCAGTCTGGAGCAGCTTGTCGAAGCAGGTCATGTGCGCTTCGAGCCACTGGTGTACGAAGACTTTTTGCCGGTCAGTGCGGCGGGCATCTTCCAGTCCAATCTGGGCGATAACGCACAGGCGCATTACGCGACGAATTCAAATCAGCAGGATTTCGAGCGGGCGCTGGGACGCGGGACGCTCAACGAACTGGACCTGTATGCCGACACCCAACGGCGTTCCCTGGAGAGATGCGCCAGGGAACTGGAACTGAGCAGTCCCGCCTGCTAA
- a CDS encoding LysR substrate-binding domain-containing protein, protein MSRIFNAQMHAWLQVFACAARHLSFTRCAEELHVTPGAISQQMRQLEERLGFALFHRVGRGLELTAEGQRLAVVANEVQSRISEELRLLYSGRIGGVFKLRCIPSFLSKWLMPRLPRLQAAFPDIQLRIIAEDSSGSLRDDDFDLAIDLNDGSYPGLSTTPLLEEELFAVCSPDLLVGKPPLDTPSQLVHFPLLHDITAWRGSYEYAEWEFYLTAIGADGIDVRRGHTFNRNHLTIDAARMGMGVAIARKALITDELEQGLLIVPFGHPIKARKKYVLAYREGALSTPSRRAVHDWLVNEALG, encoded by the coding sequence ATGAGCAGAATCTTCAACGCACAGATGCACGCCTGGCTACAGGTGTTCGCCTGCGCGGCCCGTCACCTGTCCTTCACCCGCTGCGCGGAAGAATTGCACGTCACCCCCGGCGCGATCAGTCAGCAGATGCGCCAGCTCGAAGAGCGCCTGGGCTTTGCGCTGTTCCACCGGGTCGGGCGCGGGCTTGAGCTGACCGCTGAAGGTCAGCGTCTGGCGGTGGTCGCCAACGAAGTGCAGAGCCGTATCAGCGAAGAACTGCGCCTGCTGTATTCCGGGCGTATCGGCGGGGTGTTCAAGCTGCGTTGCATTCCATCATTCTTGAGCAAATGGCTGATGCCGCGCCTGCCACGCTTGCAGGCGGCGTTTCCCGACATTCAGTTGCGTATCATTGCCGAGGACAGCAGCGGGTCGTTGCGTGATGACGATTTCGATCTGGCCATCGACCTGAACGACGGCAGCTATCCGGGGTTGTCGACTACGCCCTTGCTGGAGGAAGAGCTGTTTGCGGTCTGCTCGCCTGACTTGCTAGTGGGCAAGCCGCCGCTGGATACGCCGAGTCAGCTGGTGCACTTCCCGTTGCTGCACGACATCACCGCCTGGCGCGGCAGCTATGAATATGCGGAGTGGGAGTTCTACCTGACGGCCATCGGTGCCGATGGCATCGATGTGCGTCGCGGTCACACGTTCAATCGTAATCACCTGACCATCGACGCCGCGCGCATGGGCATGGGCGTGGCCATTGCGCGTAAGGCGCTGATCACCGATGAGCTGGAGCAGGGCTTGCTGATCGTGCCCTTCGGCCATCCGATCAAGGCCAGAAAGAAATACGTGCTGGCCTATCGCGAAGGGGCGCTGAGCACCCCGTCACGTCGCGCAGTGCATGACTGGCTGGTGAACGAGGCGCTGGGCTGA
- a CDS encoding IS110 family transposase, whose protein sequence is MAMRVTLEKPIIGVDVAKNELVIYHDQYDRLEAIPNTKVAITQWLKALASSCAIAIEATNVYHVLFADAAHEAGCDIYMVDGYQLSHYRKGVNIRAKTDAQDARLLARYLKNELDELRPWIPASPLYRQLLSLFRRRAALVQARTGLVQSWTNEPFLRTAFANQVNSMKRFEALVEKKIRDVLQEAGLMRQVNRCMKVEGIGFLTAARLVTSFQRGEFSGANAFIAFLGLDLRVSKSGQSDGPRRLTKRGDPEARRLLHNAAMSGSRTPAWKPFYEEQRKRGFSTTQALVMLSRKLARVVFALLKNQSEYQTKVA, encoded by the coding sequence ATGGCAATGCGGGTTACTCTGGAAAAACCGATCATCGGTGTAGATGTCGCCAAGAATGAGCTGGTGATCTACCACGATCAATATGATCGACTTGAGGCAATCCCCAATACCAAAGTCGCCATCACCCAATGGCTGAAGGCCTTGGCGAGCAGCTGCGCCATCGCCATCGAAGCCACTAACGTCTATCACGTCCTGTTCGCGGATGCGGCCCACGAAGCAGGCTGTGACATTTATATGGTGGATGGCTATCAGCTCAGTCATTACCGTAAAGGCGTCAACATACGCGCCAAAACCGATGCCCAAGATGCTCGTTTGTTGGCCCGATACCTGAAAAACGAGCTTGATGAGTTGCGGCCCTGGATACCTGCGAGCCCGCTTTATCGGCAGCTTCTGAGCCTGTTCCGACGTCGTGCAGCCTTGGTTCAGGCTCGTACTGGCCTGGTGCAAAGCTGGACCAACGAGCCTTTTCTGAGAACAGCGTTCGCCAATCAGGTCAACTCGATGAAACGATTTGAGGCGCTCGTTGAAAAGAAGATTCGCGATGTACTGCAGGAAGCCGGTCTGATGAGGCAGGTCAACCGCTGTATGAAAGTAGAAGGGATCGGCTTTCTGACTGCAGCTCGTTTGGTCACTTCTTTTCAGCGAGGCGAGTTCAGCGGAGCGAACGCCTTTATCGCGTTTCTTGGGCTGGACCTGAGAGTATCCAAATCAGGGCAAAGTGATGGACCTCGTCGATTGACCAAACGCGGCGATCCAGAAGCCCGACGGTTGCTGCACAACGCGGCTATGTCCGGGAGCCGTACGCCGGCCTGGAAGCCTTTTTATGAAGAGCAGAGAAAGCGTGGCTTTAGTACAACTCAAGCGCTGGTCATGCTCTCCCGAAAGTTGGCTCGAGTAGTCTTCGCTCTGTTAAAGAACCAGAGCGAATATCAAACAAAAGTGGCTTGA
- a CDS encoding DUF3100 domain-containing protein, giving the protein MQNSHAAVSGDNQAVSSTVKLYVWAAVILTIAEMIGAVSIPLGPGKVVLLPMVWALLLGAMIGLASRRMPGTIGIDHGTQLRSASILQPALLLFIAKLGLVVGGSLPVVFASGWALMFQEFGHFVGTVMLGLPVALMLGIKREAIGATFSVGREPSLAIIGERYGMDSPEGRGVLAEYLTGTLFGALFIAIVAGFIASLGIFHPNSLAMGSGIGSGSMMAAAAGAIAAQQTPEVAKEVMTLAAASNLITTTIGTYFTLFISLPLAVWGYRVLEPLIGRTTKASMSEEGLRHSDVSLEVPELGWSGKISAWLAAGALALIANYVGYKTLSGDAFTGMGIMIFCAFVGEVFCNLLRRKIPAVCMVSLVAMFLTSPACPWAAEIARITSSINLLAVITPMLTFAGLSIAKDLPAFRRLGWRIVLVSFLANFGTFIGAVLIAELFH; this is encoded by the coding sequence ATGCAAAACTCACACGCTGCAGTGTCGGGTGACAATCAGGCCGTTTCATCGACGGTGAAACTGTATGTCTGGGCCGCCGTTATCCTCACCATTGCCGAAATGATCGGTGCCGTCAGTATCCCGCTGGGCCCCGGCAAGGTGGTGTTGTTGCCGATGGTGTGGGCGCTGCTGCTGGGCGCGATGATCGGCCTTGCCAGCCGCCGTATGCCAGGCACCATTGGCATCGATCACGGCACGCAACTGCGCTCGGCCTCCATCCTGCAACCTGCCCTGCTGCTTTTCATTGCCAAGCTCGGCCTGGTGGTCGGCGGCTCGCTGCCGGTGGTGTTCGCCTCCGGGTGGGCGCTGATGTTTCAGGAGTTCGGCCACTTCGTCGGCACCGTGATGCTCGGTCTGCCGGTCGCACTGATGCTCGGTATCAAGCGCGAAGCCATCGGTGCGACCTTCTCGGTCGGCCGTGAGCCGAGCCTGGCAATCATCGGCGAGCGCTATGGCATGGACTCTCCTGAAGGTCGCGGCGTATTGGCCGAGTACCTGACGGGCACCCTGTTCGGCGCGCTGTTCATTGCCATCGTCGCCGGGTTTATCGCCAGCCTGGGGATCTTCCATCCCAACTCGCTGGCGATGGGCTCAGGCATCGGTTCGGGCAGCATGATGGCCGCCGCTGCCGGGGCGATTGCCGCACAACAAACACCGGAAGTCGCCAAGGAAGTCATGACGCTGGCGGCAGCCTCGAACCTGATCACCACCACCATCGGTACCTACTTCACCCTGTTCATCTCCCTGCCACTGGCGGTCTGGGGCTATCGTGTGCTCGAGCCGCTGATCGGCCGCACCACCAAGGCATCGATGAGCGAGGAAGGCCTGCGCCACAGCGACGTGTCGCTGGAGGTGCCGGAACTGGGCTGGTCGGGCAAGATCAGTGCGTGGCTGGCTGCGGGTGCACTGGCACTGATTGCCAACTATGTCGGCTACAAGACACTGTCAGGCGATGCCTTCACCGGCATGGGCATCATGATTTTCTGTGCCTTCGTGGGTGAGGTGTTTTGCAACCTGCTTCGCCGCAAGATCCCTGCGGTGTGCATGGTGTCGCTGGTGGCAATGTTCCTGACCTCGCCAGCTTGCCCCTGGGCCGCCGAGATTGCGCGGATCACCAGTTCGATCAACCTGTTGGCGGTCATTACTCCGATGCTGACCTTCGCCGGTCTGTCGATTGCCAAGGACCTCCCGGCCTTCCGCCGTTTGGGCTGGAGGATTGTACTGGTGTCGTTCCTCGCCAACTTCGGTACGTTCATTGGCGCGGTATTGATCGCTGAGCTGTTCCATTGA